The Blastomonas sp. SL216 DNA window GCTGGAGGCCGATGCCGCCGCGCATTACGGCACGCAATCCGCCCTGTTCATGCCGACCGGCTTTGCCGCCAATGCCGCGATCTTCGCTACCCTGCCCCAGCGCGGCGACCTGGTGGTGCACGACGCGCTGATCCACGCATCCGCGCATGACGGCATGCGGCTGGGCCGCGCCGAGACGCGCGCTGCCGGGCACAATGATCCCCAGGCGTTCGAAGATGCCATCACCGCCTGGCGCGCTTCCGGCGGCACCGGCCGCGCGTGGATCGCGGTCGAAAGCCTGTACAGCATGGACGGCGACCGCGCGCCGCTGGCTGATCTGGCCAGCGTTGCCGCGCGGCATGACGCTGTGCTGATCGTTGACGAAGCGCACGCGACCGGGGTGTTCGGCACCGAGGGACGCGGACTTGCCGAGGCGCTGGCAGGCCAGCCGAACGTCATCACGCTGCATACCTGCGGCAAGGCGCTGGGCTGTGAAGGGGCGCTGGTCTGCGGCCCGAAAACCGTCACCGATTTTCTGGTGAACCGCGCGCGGCCGTTCATCTTCTCGACCGCGCCCTCGCCGCTGATCGCGCATATGGTGCGCAAGGCATTGGCGCTGGTCGCCGCGCATGACGACTGGCGCGACGACCTGTTCGCACGGGTGGCCGAGGCGCGCAGCCTGCTCGCCCCCCGGCTGGGTGCAGAACCCTCCGACACGCAGATCCTGCCGGTCATCATCGGCGAGGATGCCCGCACGATGCGCATTGCATCGGCGCTGCAGCGCCAGGGCTTCGACATTCGCGGCATCCGCCCGCCGACGGTGCCGCAGGGCACCGCACGGCTGCGCATTTCGATTACCCGCAACGTGACAAAGGGTGATATCGGCGCGCTCTCCGAATCACTCGACAGGATCATGATCCCCGCATGAAACCCCGCTTTGTTGTGACAGGCACCGACACCGGAATCGGCAAGTCGGTGTTCAGTGCTGCGCTGACCCAGGCGCTTTCCGCCCGTTACTGGAAGCCCGTGCAGTCGGGCATCGAGGACGAAACCGATACCCAGTTCGTCGAGCGCATGGCCCCCGGCTCCACCCTGCCCGAGGCATGGCGGCTGGTGACCCCGCTTTCCCCGCACCGTTCGGCCGAGATCGACGGCGTCGAGATCGACACCGCGGCGCTCAACCCTCCGCAGGTCGATGCGCCGCTGGTGATCGAAGGCGCAGGCGGCGCGCTGGTGCCGGTGACAAGGGCAGTGCTCTATGCCGATGTGTTCGCGCGCTGGCAGATCCCGGTGATCGTCTGCGCGCGCACCGCCTTGGGCACGATCAACCACAGCCTGATGACGATCGAAGTGCTGAAGGCGCGCGGCGTGCCGATCCATGGCATCGCGTTTATCGGTGAAGCCATGCCCGACAGCGAAGAGACCATCGCGCAAATCTCCGGTATCCGCCGCCTGGGAAGGCTGGACATGCTGCCCGAGATCACGCCCGACACCCTGCGCACCGCGTTTACCGCCGGGTTCGACCTCGCCGATTTCGCGTGAGGAGCTCTCCGGTCTGGCACCCCTTTACCCAGCACGGCCTGGGCGAAGACATCCCGCTGATCGCGCGCGGGCAAGGCGCGGTGCTGCATGGCGCCGATGGCCGGGAGTGGATCGATGCGATCTCGAGCTGGTGGGTGACCACGCACGGCCATGCCCATCCGCGCATCATGGCCGCAATCCGCGAGCAGGCGGACAGGCTCGACCAGATCATCTTCGCCGGATGGACGCACGAGCCTGCCGAAACGCTGGCGCGCGGGCTGGTCGAGATCATGCCCAAGGCGCTGACCCGCGTGTTCTTCAGCGATTCGGGCTCCACCGCGGTCGAGGTCGCGCTGAAAATGGCGCTCGGCTATTTCCACAACCGCAAGCAGCCGCGCCAGGGCATCGTCGTGATGGAGCACAGCTATCATGGCGACACCATCGGCGCGATGTCGGTGGGTGCACGCGGCGTGTTCAACCGGCCCTATGCGCCCTTGCTGTTCGATGTGACGAGCATCCCCTTCCCCGCTGCCGGTGCCGAGCAGGCGACGCTCGATGCGCTGGAGGCTGCGTGCCGTGCGGGCGCGGCGGCGTTCATCGTCGAGCCTTTGGTGCTCGGCGCAGGCGGCATGCTGTTCTATCCGCCCAGCGTGCTCGCCGAGATGGCAGCCATCTGCGCTGCCCATGATGTGCTGTTCATCGCCGACGAGGTCATGACCGGCTGGGGCCGCACCGGCACGATGCTGGCCTGCGAACAGGCAGGCGTGGTGCCCGACATCCTGTGCCTGTCCAAGGGGCTGACCGGGGGATCGGTGCCGCTCGCCGTGACCATGGCGCGCGAGGAGATTTTCATGGCGCATTGGTCGCAGGACCGCGCCGACTGCTTCTTCCATTCGAGCAGCTACACCGCCAATCCGATCGCCTGTGCCGCGGCGGTCGCCAATCTCGCCATCTGGCGCGACGAACCGGTCCAGGCGCGGATCGATGGCCTGGCCGCGATGCAGGCGACCGAACTCTTAGCGATGGCGACGCATCCCAAGGTCGCCAGCACCCGCCAATGCGGCACCATCGCCGCGTTCGATCTGCACGCCGATGCCAGCGGATACCTGTCCAACTGGGCAGTGCATCTGAACGCGCACGGCAAGGCCCATGGTGTCCTGATCCGACCGCTGGGCAATACCGTCTATGTGATGCCGCCCTATTGCATCACTGCAGAGCAGCTGGCCCATGTCTATGCCGTGGTGCAGGCCGGACTGGATCGCGAAACGTAAACGGTGCGTTGCATTTATGAGCAATTGACTTGCGGCGGCGTGGAACCCAGTTTCCCGGTTCCTACCCCCCTCCCAAGGAGTTCGTCATGCGCAAGACTCTCGCTATTCTCGCTCTCGTCGCCGCCACGCCGCTGATCGGCCAGGGCATGCAGCTGCCCGGCCAGAAGGACGCTGCCCGCGTCACCGCCGGCACCTACAAGACCGACCCCGGTCACTCGCTGATCGGTTGGGAAGTCAACCATTTCGGCTTCAACGACTATTTCGGCATTTTCGGTGATGTCGCCGGCACGCTGACCATCGATCCGGCCAATCCCAATGCCGCCAAGGTCGATGTGACCATTCCGGTGGCCAAGGTGACCACCGCGAGCGCGGGCCTCACCAGCCATCTGCTGCGCGCCGGCAAGGATGGCGGCAAGCCCGACTTCTTCGGCCCCGCTCCGGCAGACGCCCGCTTCGTCTCGACCAAGGTCGTGGCCAGCGGCATGACCGCCAAGATCACCGGCAACCTGACGCTGAACGGCGTGACCAAGGAAGTGACCCTGGACGCAGAGTTCACCGGCGCGGGCGCCAACCCCTTCAACAAGAAGGAAACCATCGGCTTTGAAGCCGATACCACCATCAAGCGCAGCGATTTCGGCATCGCCTATGGCCTGCCGGTGGTGAGCGACGAGGTCGAACTCGACATCAGCGTGGCGTTCGAAAAGCAGTAAGCGGCATTTCCCCTCCCCGGCATTGTGTCGGGGAGGGTTTTGCACCGAACCGACCCCGCTCAGCCTGAGCGGACGTGGATATTCTCCGTCGCACATTTGCCGTCATCCATTTTTTTGTTGCGCATTTCCGCCCGTTCACGCAATGACGCTTCCATCATGACCGGATCGGCCCTCCTTCTTGGACTGCGACTTACACGCCCTTAGGCGTGTACCGACCGTGTGCGCCGATGCGGCGCGCCACGCCTAAGGGCTTTTTCACCTGCCAGCACCCCAAGCGCCCATCACCGGTTGCGCTGATCGCTGGCCACCCTTATCGCATCTTCAAATAATCAAAGGCGCCTTTCAGCCATGCCGATGCTCACCGATCCTTCGCAAAAATACCGACCGTTTCCGCGCGTCGACCTGCCGAACCGCACCTGGCCCGATGCGGTCATCACCGCGCCGCCACGCTGGCTTTCCACCGACATGCGCGACGGCAACCAGGCGCTGATCGATCCGATGGACGGCGCGAAGAAACAGCGGTTCTTCGACCTGCTGGTCAAGATCGGCCTCAAGGAGATCGAGGTCGGCTTTCCCTCGGCGGGCGAAACCGAATTCAACTTCATTCGCGGGCTGGTCAATGGCGGCAAGATCCCCAAGGACGTGACCGTGCAGGTGCTCACCCAGTCGCGCCGCGACCTGATCGAGCGCAGCTTCGAGAGCCTGGCCGGGGTTCACCGTGCGATCGTCCACCTGTACAACGCCGTCTCGCCCGCCTGGCGCGAGATCGTGTTCGGGCTGGACCGCGCCGGCGTGAAGGCGATCGCGGTCGAGGGCGCGAACATCCTCAAGGAACAGGCGGCAAAGTACCCCGAGACCGACTGGCATTTCGAATATTCGCCGGAAACCTTCTCCACTGCAGAGCTCGATTTCAGCCTGGAGGTGTGCGAGGCGGTGATGGAGGTGCTGCAGCCGACCCCGGACAAGCCGCTGATCCTCAATCTGCCCGCGACGGTCGAGGCTGCCGGGCCGCATATCTATGCCGACCAGATCGAATGGATGTGCCGCCATATCAGCAAGCGCGATTGCGTGGTCATCAGCCTGCATCCGCACAACGATCGCGGATCGGGCATCGCTGCGGCCGAACTCGGCCTGATGGCGGGCGCGGACCGGATCGAGGGCTGTCTGTTCGGCAATGGCGAACGCACCGGCAATGTCGATCTCGTGGCTCTGGGCCTCAATATGTACACGCAAGGCATGCACCCCGGGCTCGACTTTTCGGACATGGACGAGATCGTCAAGACGGTCGAATATTGCAACCAGCTGAAAGTGCCCGAGCGGCACCCTTATGCGGGCGAGCTTGTGTTCACCGCGTTTTCCGGCAGCCATCAGGACGCGATCAAGAAGGGCTTTGCCGCACAGGAAAAGCGCAACGACCAGATCTGGACCGTGCCTTACCTTCCGCTCGACCCGGCGGATATCGGACGCAGCTACGAAGCGGTGATCCGCGTCAATTCGCAGTCGGGCAAAGGCGGCGTTGCCTGGGTGCTCGAACAGGACCAGGGGCTCAAACTGCCCAAGCGCCTGCAGGCTGATTTCAGCAAGACCGTGCAGGCGCTGGCCGATGCCAGGAGCATGGAGCTGTCCTCGTCCGATATCTGGCAGGCCTTCCAGACGCGCTATCGGCTGGATGGCGAAGGCAAATACCGGCTGGTCGATTATGAAGAGCGCAAGGCGGGTGCCGACCGGCTGTTCGTCGGGCGCATCCTGGCAGACGGCAAGGAAATCCCGGTGAGCGGGCGCGGCAACGGCCTGATTTCGGGCGTCGTCGACGCGCTGTCCTCGGCGCTCGGCATCGCCATCGACATTGCCGATTATCGCGAGCATGCGATCGGATCGGGCTCCAAGGCGCGCGCGGCGGCCTATGTCGAATGCGCGATCGACGGCCGTTCGCCCTGCTTTGGCGTCGGCGTGGACGAGGACGTCGCCACCGCCTCGATCAAGGCCGTGCTGAGCGCGCTGGAAGAAATCTGAGGAACTTCAAATCCTCCCCCAGCTCGCCTGGGGGAGGGGGACCATCCGCAGGATGGTGGAGGGGCTTTTCCTCACCGGTAGCGCATCCCCCCTCCACCATTCGCTGCGCGAACGGTCCCCCTGCCCGAGCAAGCTCGGGGAGGATTTAAGTGGCCCCTAGCCGTTTTCTTTCAAAACTTAATCGTCTGGTTAAGAATGTCTCTGGACAGCCATAGAACGATGGCTAATGTCGCGGCCATGACCATGCCATCTCCGCTTTGCGATAGCCTGCGCCTGCCCGTCATCGGGTCGCCGCTGTTCATCATTTCCGGCCCGGAGCTCGTGATTGCCCAGTGCAAGGCGGGCATTATCGGCTCGTTCCCGGCGCTCAATGCGCGGCCGCAAAGCCAGCTCGACGAATGGCTGCACCAGATCACCGAGGAACTGGCCGAGTATAACCGCGCCAATCCCGATGCGCCCGCCGCGCCTTATGCGGTCAACCAGATCGTCCACAAGTCGAACGACCGGCTGGAAGCCGATATTGCCACCTGCGCCAAATGGCAGGTGCCGATGGTGATTACCTCGCTGGGCGCGCGCGAAGACCTGAACAAGGCGGTGCACGACTGGGGCGGCATCACCATGCACGACGTGATCGACGACCGCTTTGCACGCAAGGCGATCGAAAAGGGCGCGGACGGCCTGATCCCAGTCGCGGCCGGCGCTGGCGGCCATGCCGGCACCATCTCGCCCTTCGCGCTGATGCAGGAAATCCGCAGCTGGTTCACCGGCCCCGTCGCACTCTCGGGCTCGATTGCCTGCGGTGCCTCGATCCTGGCGGCCCAGGCCATGGGCGCGGACTTCGCCTATATCGGATCGGCCTTCATCGCGACCGCAGAAGCGCGCGCGGACGACGGCTACAAGAACGGCATCGTCGAGGGCAAGGCAGCCGATATCGTCTATTCCGACCTGTTCACCGGCGTGTCGGGCAACTATCTGCGCCAGTCGATCGTGAATGCCGGGCTCGACCCCGACAACCTGCCCAAGGGCGATTACAGCACGATGAACTTCGGCTCGGGCGGCAATACCGAAGCCAAGGCCTGGCGCGACATCTGGGGCAGCGGGCAGGGCATCGGCGCGGTCGACAAGGTGGATACCGTCGCCGACATGGTCGCACGCCTCACCCGCGAATATCAGGCCGCCAAGGCCTCACTGCTGGCGCGTTCGAATTATTGACCGAAACGCGCGTCAGTTCATCCGCCGGACAGCATCTGCGATATTAGAATAGCTCCCGTGGTGTTCATTCAGCACGGGAGCTTTTTTCATGCGGGTCGCTTGCAGTTTCACCATTCTGACGATGGTTCTTGCGTCTCCGGCCTTGGGCAAGGCCAGACCTGGTTTGCCGGACGAGCTGGTTCTTTCGGGCAGCAATATCATCGACGTCACGATCAACGGTCAGCCGCTGCGGCTGGAGGTGCGGCCCGAAGCGGCCGAAGCGCCGACGCTCAACGCCGATGTCGCAGCGAAACTTGGCCTCAAGCCCGGCATGATCGCGTTTCGCAGCATGGTCGGCCCCGAAAAGATTAACGGCAACTCGTCTGTACACCGGGTCGATTATGGCGCGGGCGAGAAGAAGCAGCGGATCTTCTGGACTGATCGGCAGAGCTCGACCATCGCCGACGGCACGATCAGCCCTGCTTCGCTCCCTTACAAGAAGGTCACCTTCCGGCTCGGCGAGGTTAGCGCCGCAGCACGCGAGATCAGCCTGCCACTCGACAATTTCGGCTTTCTCGGCCGGTTGGGGGTCGGCACCACGTTGAGCCTTGGCGACGAGAAGGTGCGGTTCCAGTTCAGCCTGGCCCGCGACGAAACCCTGGTCAGCGCGCCGACCGGGAACTGGCTGGCGCAGTATCGCGGCGGCAAGTTCTCCGGCCAGCCCCGCCAGACGCTGATCTTTTACGGCATCCAGCGCCCCACCCGCGAAATGACGCTGGCCGAGCCTATTGCGCTGGGCCAGCGCCAGTTGGTCACCGCCGATGTCCGTTACAGCGATTATGGCGATGCCAGCGGCATTGCTGCGGCTGATGCGGCGGCAGCGGATTCGGACGAAATCGTCGTCGTCGGCGACAAGAAAAAGGATGTCGACCTGCGCATCGTCGCTGGACGCGCGTTCCTTAAGGGATGCGCCAGCCTGACCTATGACATGCAGAAGCGGACGCTGGGGCTTCGCTGCTAGAGCGTCCGAGACCCTGTCACCTCATAGGCGGTGATCGTACGGTCGTGGATGCCGTGCGCGGCGCTAGCGGCGCGCCATTCGGCCATATGTGCGCTGGCGGCGTGCGCCTTGAGTGCATCCTCGTCCGCCCAGCTCTCGCTCACGCGCACCATGCCGGGTTCGACGACATCGAACGAAAAGGCGTAATGGCCGCATCCCGCTTCTGATCGGCTCAGCTCGATCATCTTGGCCATCGCGGGCTTCACCGCCTCGATCTGGTCGAGCGGGAAACGATAATATCCGGCAATGACGATCATCGGCGCGCCTTTCAGATTTCGAGCTGGCTGCCCAGTTCCACCACGCGGTTGGACGGCAGGTTGAAGAATTCCATCGGGCTCGCCGAATTGCGCAGCATCCAGGCGAAGATCTTCTCGCGCCAGACCGGCATGCCGGGCCGCTCGGCGGTCAGCAGCGTCTGGCGCGACAGGAAGAAGCTGGTCTGCAGCATCTCGAACTTGCCGCCGCACAGCTCCTTCACGTCCTTGAGCGCGGCGGGCACATCGGTCGACTGCATGAAACCATAGCGCAGCACCATGCGGTAGAAGCCATGGCCCAGATCCTCGACATGGAAGCGGTTGGCATCGGTGACATAGGGCACTTCCATGATCTGCACGGTCAGGATGACCACGCGCTCATGAATGACCTTGTTGTGCTTCATGTTGTGCAGCAGCGCGGTGGGTACGCCGGTGGTCGCCGATGCCATGAAGATCGCGGTGCCCTTGACCCGGGTCGCCGAGCCCTGCGCGGACTTGACGAACACCTCGATCGGCAGCGCGCTTTCGATCATCGTCTCGCGCATCAGCTTGCGCCCCCGCGCCCAGGTGGTGAGCAGCGTGAAGGTGAACGCACCGATGACCAGCGGGAACCAGCCGCCATCGGGAATCTTGGTCGCGTTGGCGAGGAAATAGGCGCCGTCGACCACCACGAAGGTGACGATGATCGGGATGGCCAGCCATAGCTTCCATTTCCACATCGCGATCAGCAGCACCGCCATCAGGCAGGTGTCGATCAGCATCGCACCGGTCACCGCGATGCCATAAGCTGCGGCGAGATTGGTCGAGCTCTGGAAGGTCAGCACCAGCAGGATCACCGCGACCATCAGCACCCAGTTGATCAGCGGAATGTAGATCTGGCCGCTTTCCGACGCGCTGGTGTGCTTGATCGATAGACGCGGGATATAGCCCAGCTGGATCGCCTGATGCGTGATCGAAAACGCGCCCGAGATGACCGCCTGGCTGGCGATGAACGTCGCGCAGGTCGCCAGCAGCACCAGGGGCAGGCGCAGCGCATCGGGGGCGAGCAGGAAGAACGGGTTCTTGATCGTCTCCGCTGCCACTTCAGGGCTCATGCCGATGATCATCGCACCCTGGCCGAAATAGTTGATCAGCAGTGCAGGCATGACAAACGCAAACCAGGACAGGCGAAGCGGTCCGCGCCCGAAATGGCCCATGTCCGAATAAAGCGCCTCTGCCCCGGTCACCGCGAGCACGACCGAGCCCAATGCCAGGAAGGCAAACCAGCCGTCGTTGATGAAGAAGCGCACGGCGTACCACGGGTTCAGCGCCAGCAGGATCTGCGGGTTGAACACGATCTGATAGACGCCGAGCACCGCGATGGTGGCAAAATACAGCACCATGATCGGCGCGAACAACGTCCCGATCTTCGCGGTTCCGCGCGACTGGATGAAGAACAGGAAGACCAGCAGGCCGACCGCGATCGGGACGACCAGCGGTTGCAGCCCGGGATTGACGACGGTCAACCCCTCCACCGCCGATAGCACCGAGATCGCCGGGGTGATCATGCTGTCGCCATAGAATAGCGCGGTGGCGAACACCCCCAGCAGGATCAGCAGCCAGCCATAGCTGGTCTTGCCGATGCTGCGCGAGATCAGCGCGACGAGTGCAAGACTGCCGCCCTGCCCCTTGTTGTCGGCGCGCATCAGGATGCTGACATATTGCACGCCGACGACCAGGGTCATCGACCAGAAGATCAGGCTGACGACGCCGAAAATATGTTCACGATCCGGCGTGAGCGGATGATGGCCGGCAAAGGTCTCGCGAAAGGCGTAGAGCGGGCTGGTACCGATATCGCCGAACACGATGCCGATCGCCCCGAACGCCAGCAAGGCGACCGAACTGCTCTGCGCATGGGCATGGCCAGCCTGCTCTGCGGTCTGACCTCCGGCAACCGAACCGGCGGTTGGCTGCGCTGCGGGCGCGTCTGATGGTGAATCGCTGATCATCGGGCAATATGCGAGGGCTGCGGACCTTGCGATCAAACAGCGCTCATCGTCCCCTTTCGCCTATCGCCACTCCGGCAACGGCATGGCGATTAGCATGGCACATGATGCGGTGCAATATAATCGCAATAGAGCGATTATGGTTTGTTTTCAGGAGCTTGCGCTGCTGGAGGCGCGGGCGGGACTGATCCGGGCATGCCCGGCGCGGGCGCACCGCTCTGCTGGGCGATCAACGCGTCGATCCGCGCGAGTCGTGCGGTCAGGTCCTCGCGCCATTCCGCGTCGGGCGGAGAGCGCTCAAGCAGCTCTGCCCAGATGGCCCGCGCCTGCTGCAACTGGCCCGATGTCGCGAGCGCAAGGCCCAGGAAGAACGGCGGTGCGGGGTGATCGGGCGAGAGGGTCGCGGCCTTCTGATAGGCATATTGCGAGGCCGGGGTCAGCAGGCCATTGCTGTGGCCGACCAGCGCATTGCCCAGCGCCACCCACAGGTCGGCATCTTCGGGAAAGGTCTCCAGCCCCTTGCTGAGCGCGGTGGCGGCGGTAGCGAACTTGCCCTGACGGCTCTGCGCATCGGCCAGCACCAGCCAGGCGCGGGCATCGCCGAAATTGCCGCCCATCTCGTCGCGCTGCTTGGCAAGGTCCTCGTCGAACATGCCGAGCTTCTCGACCGGCTCCTTGGGCGATCCGGCGAGCGAAGGCTGGCCCTGCCAGGCATAGCCGGCGATGCCGACGAACAGTGCAGCCCCGGCCAGTTCCCAGGCCTTGCGCGGCATCCTGCCCAGCCAGATCAGCCCGGCCATGATCAGCACGGCGAGCAGTCCCACGACGATCCAGGCCATCAGCTCTTCTTTCCTTGCGCCTTGGCGCGGGTAAATCGCTTGCGGACAATCACCGCGGCGAGCAGCAGCAGCACGACCGGCGCGGCGAACAGCGGCCAGGTCATGGCCGTCACCTGCGGCTGATAGGACACCCAGTCGCCATAGCGTTCGATCAGCCATGCACGAATGGCCTCGGGATCCTCGCCGGCAGCGATCCGCTGGCGCACCTGGTTGCGCATGTCGCCCGCCATCGGCGCGTCGGAATCCGCGATCGACTGGCTCTGGCAGGTCAGGCAGCGCAGCGTCATCATCAGGTCCTGCGCGGCCTTTTCCTTGGCCGGGTCGTCCAGCTGCTTATAGGCATAAGGCGCGGGCGGCAGCGAATCCTGCGCCGCCACCGGCCCGGCCAGCGCGAGCGCAAGCATGAGGATCAGGGCGCGGATCACTGCGCTTCCTTCAGCTTCTGCAGGATCATCGGCACCTGATCCGCCCGGATTTCACCGATATGCTGATAGGTGATGATGCCCTTGCCGTTGATGACGAAGGTCTCAGGCACGCCGGACGATCCCAGATCGAACTGGATCTTGCTGACATCATCGCGCCCGATCCGCGCATAGGGATTGCCGTTGCGGGCGAGGAACGCCTGCACATCGGGGGTACGATCGCGAATGGCGACGCCGTTGATCTCGACACCCGAATTGGCGAGCTGCTGCAGGATCGGCGCTTCGGCGATGCACGGCACGCACCAGCTGGCAAAGACATTGAGCAGCTTGGGCTTGCCATCGGCGAAATTGGCCTTGGCCAGCGCCGGGCGATCCGGCACCGCCTGAGGCAGGTCGAAATCGGGCAGCGGCTTGCCGATCATCTGCGACGCGATGGTGCGATCGCCGGGCGAAAGCAGCCCCGACGCAAAGACAGCAAACAGCAGGCCGAACAGGGCCAGCGGCAGCCAGATGGCCCAGTGTTTCATGACTTTACGCGTTTCATGCGAGCGCTTCCTGGCCTCCGGCAGCGGGCTTGGGCGCAGCCGGTTCGGACACCGGCTCCAGCTCGGGCTCGCCCTTGCGGCGCAGGTCGCGCGCGGTACGGCCGACCAGCGACAGCACGCCGCCCAGGCCGACGAGCAGGCCGCCATACCAGATCAATGGCACGAAGGGCTTCCACCAGAGGCGCAGCTGCCAGCGGCCATCGTCACCCTCTTCGCCCAGCACGGCATAAAGCTGGCCGTTCCAGCGGGTCAGCAAGGCTGCCTCGCTGGTCGCGGTCGGTGGCGATGCGAACATGCGCGCCTGGGGGTTGAGCACAGTCTGGACGTTGCTGTCGCCATAGCGCGCCACCAGCCGCGCCTCGAGCGCGGTCCAGTTGGCACCGGCAATGGGTTTCACGCCCTGCAGCTCGATGGTCCAGGGGCCGACGGTGTGGCTCTGCCCGATCTCGCTCGCCACCAGCCTTTCGGTGTTAAACGCGCTTTCCGAGGCCATTCCGGCGAGCGCGACGGCAATGCCGAAATGCGCGATCACCAT harbors:
- a CDS encoding cytochrome c-type biogenesis protein CcmH, whose translation is MRALILMLALALAGPVAAQDSLPPAPYAYKQLDDPAKEKAAQDLMMTLRCLTCQSQSIADSDAPMAGDMRNQVRQRIAAGEDPEAIRAWLIERYGDWVSYQPQVTAMTWPLFAAPVVLLLLAAVIVRKRFTRAKAQGKKS
- a CDS encoding DsbE family thiol:disulfide interchange protein produces the protein MKHWAIWLPLALFGLLFAVFASGLLSPGDRTIASQMIGKPLPDFDLPQAVPDRPALAKANFADGKPKLLNVFASWCVPCIAEAPILQQLANSGVEINGVAIRDRTPDVQAFLARNGNPYARIGRDDVSKIQFDLGSSGVPETFVINGKGIITYQHIGEIRADQVPMILQKLKEAQ